The Cardiobacteriaceae bacterium TAE3-ERU3 nucleotide sequence TGGCATGCTTAACAAGCGTTGCCACGGTTGCCAAACCTGCAATACCGACACGCAAAGGAAGTGTAACGTTGCGCTCAAACAGTTGGTTTTGCCACGCAATGACTGGCTCTACTGCAAAGCAAAATTGCGTGACAAACCAGTATTTTCTCGGATGCTCTGCAGTATAAAGCTGCTTAAAGATCTCTGCATAGCGCAAATCATCCCTTGCTATATCAGGGCTGCCTTCAGGGTGGCCGGCAAAGCCAATGCCAGTAAAATCATACTCTTCGAGCAAGCCGTCTTGAAGCATTTTTTGCACAGAATAGTAAGGCCCCTTGGACTGACTCAGAGCACCCGCAATCAATAAAATATCCTTTATTTCCAGATCATTGAGCCTACCAAGCACTTTACGCAATTGTGCCTCGCTCTCAATACTGCGCAAAGCCAAATGCGGCACGGGCCGCATTCCCTGCTGTTTTAAAACAGATGCCGTTTCGATCGTATCTTCCACGGAAGATCCGGGTAAAAAGGTCACATAAACTTGCGTAGCGGGTTTCAACCAGCGGTTAAAATCACCAATATCACGTGCGGCTTTAGGAGTTACTTCTATAGAGTAATCTCGCAATAGCGCCTGAATATCTTCTTTACTTGGGTGGTTATTCACTTATTCTCCTCTAAGGCGCCAGCCGGTTAATGAACCAGTCTTTTTCTGATGACAGCTGATAAACGAAACGGTCATGGAGTCTATTCGGCTGCCCTTGCCAAAATTCAATGCTATGTGGACGAATTCGGTATCCTCCCCAAAAGTCCGGTAGCGGAACATCTCCTTCAGCAAATTTTTCTTTCATTTTAGCCCACTGCTGCATCAACAGTGTACGCGAATTAATCACTTGGCTCTGTGGAGAAGCCCATGCCCCCAATTGACTGTCTTTAGGTCGACTTAAAAAATAGCGTAAGCTTTGCGCTCGGCTGACCTTTTCAGCAACGCCTTCTATCTTTACCTGTCGCTGCAGTCCAAACCAAGGGAATAACATGGACACTGCCGCATTTTCAGCAATCTCTTTCGCTTTACGGCTGTGGTAATTAGTGTAAAAAACGAAGCCATCGTGATCAAAATACTTCAGCAGTACCGTACGTTGTGAAGGTCGACCATCGGGGCCGACCGTAGCCAAGACAAACGCATTGGGTTCAGCCATCGCTGAGCCCAATGCCTCATCAAACCACTTGGCAAATTGCACAATAGGATCGTCCGCAAGCTGCTCGCGCTCGAGCGGCTGATGGTCATTAAAATCATGGCGAACGTGCCCGATATCCATTATTCGAGGTTGGCTAGGACGTGGTCAAAGGCGCGTAAAGTCGCCTCGATTTCTTCATCACCATGCGCAGAAGAAACAAACAGCGTCTCAAAGGCTGATGGCGCAAGATAAATGCCTTCTTCAAGCATAGCGTGAAAAAATGCTGCGTAGCG carries:
- a CDS encoding methylenetetrahydrofolate reductase; the protein is MNNHPSKEDIQALLRDYSIEVTPKAARDIGDFNRWLKPATQVYVTFLPGSSVEDTIETASVLKQQGMRPVPHLALRSIESEAQLRKVLGRLNDLEIKDILLIAGALSQSKGPYYSVQKMLQDGLLEEYDFTGIGFAGHPEGSPDIARDDLRYAEIFKQLYTAEHPRKYWFVTQFCFAVEPVIAWQNQLFERNVTLPLRVGIAGLATVATLVKHAKACGIGPSMSYLLKNNRGLRHLMSTSAPDEIIMQLAGFCAAEPQHRITGLHFYPLGGFARTMEWIHAVEAGRFEWKKEGFNVY
- the pdxH gene encoding pyridoxamine 5'-phosphate oxidase → MDIGHVRHDFNDHQPLEREQLADDPIVQFAKWFDEALGSAMAEPNAFVLATVGPDGRPSQRTVLLKYFDHDGFVFYTNYHSRKAKEIAENAAVSMLFPWFGLQRQVKIEGVAEKVSRAQSLRYFLSRPKDSQLGAWASPQSQVINSRTLLMQQWAKMKEKFAEGDVPLPDFWGGYRIRPHSIEFWQGQPNRLHDRFVYQLSSEKDWFINRLAP